A window of Mucilaginibacter paludis DSM 18603 contains these coding sequences:
- a CDS encoding bifunctional YncE family protein/alkaline phosphatase family protein, which produces MRRFVSVAFLSISVTSLITACHSVTTKSKPANNEQANMHSNYDDSTLNRHILPVLMPYNRVIAPAGRVVYFGDNDEENHGMDVRLIPGSPKIAVEDRYGIAIIDTVTAKVVSRWTYKENPLYKGLNSTYSGLKVLKLANETQLFWSAAVGKGKESKSYVFQGILQENKISIKNTFSFKPEGESPLALPNDIAVNYENGSPYLYVVLNGNNQLVKINLASGKTIWTKTTGVAPYGIVIAKNKAFVTNWAGPEAIDTINRETAGVPYGKAYIDPKTGAIAQGTVSVINLETGNAIKEIKVGLHPNAIISSPDEAFIYVANGNSDMVSVLSTITLQPVEQIDVKLNPGKKSYIGDTPNALAINASGTTLYVANGLDNAVAVIKLSKWVSNNTTGNTTVEGFIPTEAYPGGLAVDGNILFVTNLEGEGSRINSKEIDTPDPVTNLANQGPGAYNSHHQKATVSIIPLPDAALLQQYTNRVKNLNLSFRQQIAQLLPRKNIAPRPIPERIGEPSVFNHVLYIIKENRTYDQVLGDMPEGNGMKSLCIYGDTVTPNQHNIARNFLLLDNYYASGKCSAEGHQWTDAAMVTDYVEKSVRSWFRSYPHVQEDALVYDGNGFIWNNAADHGKSVRIYGEACQPRFNNKLTWTDIYNDYMAGKPFQFTNTSTISRVRPMLSQNFPGSDEHKINEQLRASTFIKELNAYEKMPGDKLPQLMIMALSSDHTVGTRPGMPTPEAMIADNDLALGRIVEAVSKSRFWKNTVIFVTEDDSQAGWDHVSAYRTTGFVISPYSRLQGKVSKNYNQTCMVRSIEQILGLPPMNIIDATALPMFDCFTNKPAAYVYQHLDNRIPINTMNPKLSMLKGAALHYAIQSSRPEYDHIDGGNDDVLNRILWFAAKGKKPYPAKLAGKDADD; this is translated from the coding sequence ATGAGGAGATTCGTATCCGTTGCTTTTCTATCTATTTCCGTCACCAGCCTGATAACAGCCTGTCATAGTGTAACTACCAAAAGTAAACCTGCTAACAATGAGCAGGCCAATATGCATAGCAACTATGATGACAGTACACTTAACCGCCATATTTTACCGGTACTGATGCCCTATAACCGGGTAATTGCCCCCGCAGGCCGGGTAGTTTATTTTGGAGACAACGATGAGGAAAATCATGGTATGGATGTGCGGCTGATACCCGGAAGCCCAAAAATTGCAGTTGAAGACAGGTATGGCATTGCTATAATTGATACCGTTACCGCTAAAGTTGTTAGCCGATGGACCTATAAAGAAAACCCATTATACAAAGGGCTCAACAGCACTTACTCCGGGCTTAAGGTATTGAAGTTAGCTAACGAAACACAGCTATTTTGGAGCGCCGCAGTTGGCAAGGGGAAAGAATCAAAATCATATGTTTTCCAGGGGATACTTCAGGAAAACAAAATCAGCATAAAAAATACTTTTAGCTTTAAACCCGAAGGCGAATCGCCGCTGGCTTTACCTAATGATATTGCCGTTAACTATGAAAACGGCAGCCCTTATTTATACGTGGTTTTAAACGGCAATAACCAGCTTGTGAAAATTAACCTGGCAAGCGGCAAAACCATTTGGACCAAAACAACCGGTGTTGCCCCTTACGGGATAGTGATTGCAAAAAACAAGGCCTTTGTAACCAATTGGGCCGGACCGGAGGCAATTGATACCATTAACCGCGAAACGGCTGGTGTGCCGTACGGCAAAGCATATATTGACCCTAAAACCGGTGCCATAGCTCAAGGTACCGTAAGTGTAATTAACCTGGAAACGGGTAATGCCATTAAAGAAATTAAGGTTGGCCTGCACCCTAACGCCATCATCAGCAGCCCGGATGAGGCCTTTATTTACGTAGCCAATGGCAACAGCGATATGGTATCTGTGCTATCCACCATTACGCTTCAACCGGTAGAACAGATAGACGTAAAACTTAACCCCGGTAAAAAAAGCTACATAGGCGATACGCCCAACGCTTTGGCCATTAACGCCAGCGGTACTACGCTTTACGTGGCCAATGGGCTTGATAATGCTGTGGCTGTAATTAAGTTAAGCAAATGGGTATCAAATAACACTACCGGAAATACCACCGTTGAGGGATTTATACCCACCGAGGCTTATCCCGGCGGCCTGGCCGTTGATGGCAACATTTTATTTGTAACTAATTTGGAGGGCGAGGGCTCACGCATCAACAGCAAGGAAATTGACACACCAGACCCCGTTACTAATTTGGCCAACCAGGGCCCGGGCGCGTACAATTCGCATCATCAAAAAGCAACGGTATCTATCATTCCATTGCCGGATGCCGCGCTATTGCAGCAATATACTAACAGGGTAAAAAATCTTAATTTAAGTTTCAGACAGCAAATTGCACAATTACTACCACGCAAAAATATAGCGCCTCGGCCAATACCAGAACGCATAGGCGAACCATCGGTATTTAACCACGTTTTGTATATCATCAAAGAAAACCGCACTTACGACCAGGTTTTGGGCGATATGCCGGAGGGTAACGGGATGAAATCACTTTGTATTTATGGTGATACGGTTACCCCTAATCAACATAACATAGCCCGCAACTTTTTGCTGCTTGATAACTATTACGCGTCGGGAAAATGCTCTGCTGAAGGGCACCAATGGACTGATGCTGCCATGGTAACCGATTATGTAGAAAAAAGCGTACGATCATGGTTTAGAAGTTACCCGCACGTGCAGGAAGACGCGCTGGTTTATGATGGTAACGGTTTTATCTGGAACAACGCGGCCGATCATGGTAAATCCGTCAGGATTTATGGCGAGGCCTGCCAGCCCCGATTTAATAATAAGCTCACTTGGACAGATATCTATAATGATTACATGGCGGGTAAACCGTTTCAATTTACAAATACCAGCACCATATCGCGGGTGCGGCCCATGCTATCGCAAAACTTCCCCGGATCCGACGAGCACAAAATCAACGAACAGCTACGCGCCTCAACCTTCATCAAAGAACTTAATGCCTATGAGAAAATGCCAGGTGATAAGCTACCGCAACTGATGATCATGGCGCTATCGTCAGACCATACCGTTGGTACCAGGCCCGGCATGCCTACGCCTGAGGCGATGATAGCTGATAACGACCTGGCCCTCGGCCGCATAGTTGAGGCAGTATCTAAAAGCAGGTTCTGGAAAAACACGGTTATCTTTGTTACCGAAGATGACTCGCAGGCCGGCTGGGACCATGTGTCTGCCTACCGTACCACGGGTTTTGTGATAAGCCCTTACAGCAGATTGCAGGGTAAAGTAAGTAAAAACTATAACCAAACCTGTATGGTACGCTCTATTGAGCAAATACTCGGCCTGCCTCCCATGAACATTATTGATGCCACCGCCCTGCCTATGTTTGATTGCTTCACCAATAAACCAGCTGCTTATGTTTATCAACACCTGGATAACCGGATTCCGATCAATACCATGAATCCTAAATTATCCATGTTGAAAGGCGCGGCATTACACTATGCCATACAATCGTCAAGGCCGGAGTACGACCACATTGACGGCGGGAATGATGATGTGCTGAACAGGATACTCTGGTTTGCAGCCAAGGGCAAAAAACCATATCCGGCTAAGTTAGCCGGTAAAGATGCCGACGATTGA
- a CDS encoding S66 peptidase family protein, with protein sequence MNRKYFISSVVAAGVGLSTLEALALPAKGEKIGRHKIPPFLKSGDCIGISSPAGFMSLEAITPAVQLMESWGFKVLIGTTVGKRDFTYGGTDEERLADFQQMLDNPDIKAVMCARGGYGLVRIIDRLNFKHFVNRPKWIIGFSDVTVLHCHINQNFGIASVHSKMCNSFPDDWATAEPIQVSTILSIKQALMGEELRYPAPAALANRAGRVEGKLVGGNLSIVANLAGTPSDLVTKHKILFLEDTGEYLYNIDRMFWNLKRTGKLTKLAGLIIGGFKVKPDDPGEEFGKTVYQIVMEKVKDYDYPVCFDFPVGHQRNNFALRCGMPHLLDVSLDGSTLSTI encoded by the coding sequence ATGAACAGAAAATATTTTATCTCATCTGTGGTTGCAGCGGGAGTAGGCCTGTCAACTTTGGAGGCGCTTGCGCTCCCGGCGAAAGGCGAAAAAATAGGAAGGCATAAAATCCCTCCCTTTTTAAAGTCGGGCGATTGTATTGGCATTAGCAGCCCGGCGGGATTTATGAGTTTGGAGGCGATAACACCGGCAGTACAATTGATGGAAAGCTGGGGTTTTAAGGTGTTGATAGGTACAACAGTAGGCAAAAGGGATTTTACCTATGGTGGTACGGATGAAGAAAGGCTGGCAGACTTTCAGCAGATGCTTGATAATCCGGATATCAAAGCGGTGATGTGCGCCCGGGGAGGTTATGGCCTGGTGAGGATTATTGACCGGCTTAATTTTAAGCATTTTGTGAACAGGCCTAAATGGATTATCGGCTTTAGCGATGTTACCGTACTGCATTGCCATATCAATCAAAATTTTGGAATTGCCAGTGTACATTCTAAAATGTGCAACAGTTTCCCCGACGATTGGGCCACGGCAGAACCTATACAAGTATCAACCATTTTATCCATAAAGCAGGCATTAATGGGAGAGGAGCTTCGATACCCTGCCCCGGCGGCGCTCGCAAACCGCGCCGGAAGGGTAGAGGGTAAATTGGTTGGGGGCAATTTAAGTATAGTTGCCAACCTTGCCGGCACACCCTCGGACCTGGTGACTAAACATAAAATTTTATTTTTGGAAGATACCGGGGAGTATTTGTACAATATTGATCGGATGTTCTGGAACCTGAAGCGCACGGGCAAGCTAACCAAACTTGCCGGGTTAATTATTGGCGGCTTTAAAGTAAAGCCAGACGATCCGGGAGAGGAATTTGGCAAAACCGTTTACCAAATTGTGATGGAAAAAGTAAAGGACTATGATTACCCGGTTTGCTTTGATTTTCCGGTGGGGCATCAAAGAAACAACTTCGCCCTGAGATGCGGGATGCCGCATTTGCTGGATGTTAGTTTGGACGGGAGTACCCTAAGTACCATTTAA
- a CDS encoding SDR family oxidoreductase: MDIYFSNKIIWITGASSGIGEALAYALSANGAKLILSSRRLAELERVKQGCKFPDQVCLLPLDLSDTSSLTEHVATAIQLFGQIDIMVHNGGITQRSLVVDTDIEVHRRVMELDYFSYVVLTKALLPHFIAKKNGHFVVTSSVMGKIGTPMRSAYAAAKHALHGFFDCLRAEVAAHHIKVTILTPGYIRTNISLHALTSDGSAMGKPSENISKGLSPDRAALQILKAIKKGAFECYIGKFSGEKIGLWLNRFVPGLLIKMAPKLAPK; encoded by the coding sequence ATGGACATCTACTTCAGCAACAAAATTATCTGGATAACGGGAGCGTCATCGGGTATCGGCGAGGCCCTGGCCTATGCCCTATCTGCCAATGGCGCAAAACTGATATTATCGAGCAGAAGATTAGCAGAACTGGAAAGAGTAAAACAAGGGTGCAAATTTCCGGATCAGGTTTGCCTGTTACCCCTTGACCTTTCGGACACCTCATCGCTTACAGAACATGTAGCAACGGCCATTCAACTTTTTGGCCAGATAGATATCATGGTTCATAATGGCGGCATCACCCAACGTTCCCTGGTTGTAGATACTGATATTGAGGTGCATCGCCGCGTAATGGAACTGGATTACTTTAGTTATGTGGTGTTAACCAAGGCTCTGCTGCCTCATTTTATAGCGAAGAAAAACGGGCACTTTGTAGTTACCAGCAGCGTTATGGGCAAAATAGGCACACCAATGCGGTCGGCCTATGCGGCGGCTAAACATGCGCTGCATGGCTTTTTTGATTGTTTAAGAGCCGAGGTTGCGGCTCATCACATCAAGGTAACCATACTTACTCCGGGTTATATCCGCACCAATATATCCTTACATGCGCTTACCAGTGATGGATCTGCCATGGGAAAACCCTCCGAAAATATCAGTAAGGGGCTATCACCTGATCGTGCCGCTTTACAAATACTAAAAGCAATTAAAAAAGGAGCATTTGAATGCTATATAGGCAAATTTAGCGGCGAGAAAATCGGCCTTTGGCTCAATCGCTTTGTACCGGGGCTGCTTATCAAAATGGCTCCGAAACTGGCTCCAAAATAA
- a CDS encoding phosphatidylinositol-specific phospholipase C/glycerophosphodiester phosphodiesterase family protein — translation MPAATFCYKHAKLLPFILIILMGFRANSQTVPLVNAFAHNDYWHKRPLFDALDNGYNHIEADVYLRRGKLIVAHILPIFRRKKELERLYFKPLQDCIDGENKAFTGLTYPVTLMIDVKSGADGTYRQLECMLDKYKSLISGYEDGKFVQRQITVVLSGHKPEKLLKAQQNRLAFMDEDLIKAQRDTLSANFYQMASCKYSRLIKWTGKGEFPADQRQRLCDYVHTAHLYGKKVRLWNSPDNSVVWKELLSCGVDLINTDKLVKLKNFLLNENKSFANVN, via the coding sequence ATGCCAGCAGCAACCTTTTGCTACAAGCACGCTAAACTATTGCCTTTTATTTTGATCATCCTGATGGGATTTAGGGCCAATTCACAAACTGTTCCGCTGGTTAACGCCTTTGCTCATAACGACTATTGGCATAAGCGGCCCCTGTTTGATGCCCTCGATAACGGCTATAACCACATCGAGGCTGATGTTTACTTAAGGCGGGGTAAATTAATTGTTGCACATATACTGCCAATTTTTAGGCGCAAAAAAGAACTTGAACGCTTGTATTTTAAGCCTTTGCAGGATTGTATCGATGGCGAAAATAAAGCTTTTACCGGCTTAACGTATCCTGTAACATTGATGATCGATGTCAAGTCGGGAGCGGATGGTACCTATCGTCAATTAGAGTGCATGCTTGATAAGTATAAATCTCTTATTTCTGGTTACGAAGATGGTAAGTTTGTACAAAGGCAAATCACTGTGGTATTAAGCGGTCATAAACCCGAAAAACTTCTTAAAGCTCAACAAAACCGGCTGGCATTTATGGATGAGGATTTAATTAAGGCACAACGGGATACACTGTCGGCAAATTTTTATCAAATGGCCAGTTGCAAATATTCGAGGTTGATCAAATGGACCGGTAAAGGCGAATTCCCGGCCGACCAGCGCCAGCGTTTATGCGATTACGTACATACGGCCCATCTATACGGTAAAAAAGTAAGACTGTGGAATTCGCCAGACAATAGCGTTGTATGGAAAGAGCTATTAAGCTGTGGTGTTGATTTGATTAATACCGATAAACTGGTTAAGCTTAAAAACTTTCTGCTGAATGAAAATAAAAGCTTTGCCAATGTTAATTAA